The Salvia miltiorrhiza cultivar Shanhuang (shh) chromosome 1, IMPLAD_Smil_shh, whole genome shotgun sequence genome has a window encoding:
- the LOC131005182 gene encoding uncharacterized protein LOC131005182 — MAPSAAFRRRLAAFPFVFQFPPLVRRLRSDATLEAIRKASESAIPNLVLYNYPSFSGAFGALFAHLYHSRLNLPCLILPFSSVAPFSVDDLCIEGMKTCYFLDFLGPKGFPLVLSRRTSSMVIGFDHRKSVLSRISSGEDSDPNISFHVNIEKSSSTAVYEYFSAKLSETRSDQIDSISLLNRNDQERMEIILKYIEAGDLQRWNLPNIKAFNIGLREWRSKLNCITNPLMYQQLMEICSTDLIIKGDTYLSNRLTEASKLLNKVFRVKLGRGFYGECLGIRADGNSNFSDEMGKELSQMSAAAGLRPIGAVVYMHRNNLKMCLRTTDSSTDTSEIAKAYGGGGFPSSSSFIIRMDEYNQWLSVLPSPTT; from the exons ATGGCTCCCTCCGCTGCCTTCAGACGGCGGCTGGCCGCCTTTCCTTTCGTTTTCCAATTTCCTCCGCTGGTCCGTCGATTGCGCTCAGACGCCACTTTAGAAGCAATACGAAAAGCGTCGGAGAGCGCAATTCCCAACTTGGTGTTGTACAATTATCCCTCGTTCTCCGGCGCATTTGGAGCGCTTTTCGCGCACCTCTACCACTCTCGACTCAACCTCCCTTGCCTCATTTTGCCTTTCTCATCCGTCGCGCCCTTCAG TGTTGATGACTTGTGCATAGAAGGAATGAAGACATGCTACTTTCTAGACTTTTTGGGTCCAAAAGGTTTTCCTTTGGTGCTTTCCAGGCGAACATCATCCAT GGTTATTGGATTTGATCACCGGAAATCAGTGCTTTCCCGAATTTCTTCTGGGGAAGATTCTGATCCCAATATTTCGTTTCATGTAAATATTGAGAAGAGCAGCTCCACTGCTGTATATGAATATTTCTCTGCTAAACTTTCAGAGACAAGATCTGATCAG ATTGATAGTATAAGCCTGCTAAACCGTAACGATCAAGAACGCATGGAGATCATTCTCAAATACATTGAAGCTGGAGATCTACAGCGGTGGAATTTACCCAACATTAAAGCGTTTAATATTGGACTAAGAGAATGGCGGTCGAAATTAAACTGCATCACTAACCCACTCATGTATCAACAG TTAATGGAGATTTGCTCTACAGACTTGATCATCAAGGGAGACACCTATCTTTCTAATCGATTGACAGAAGCAAGTAAACTGCTGAATAAGGTCTTCAGGGTTAAGTTGGGCCGAGGTTTTTATGGCGAGTGTCTG GGGATTAGAGCTGATGGGAACTCAAATTTCAGTGATGAAATGGGCAAGGAACTTAGCCAAATGAGTGCGGCAGCAGGGCTAAG GCCTATTGGAGCAGTTGTTTACATGCACAGAAACAATCTAAAAATGTGCCTGAGGACTACGGATAGCAGTACCGATACATCAGAAATCGCTAAG GCatatggtggtggtggtttcCCAAGTTCCAGCTCCTTTATTATTCGTATGGATGAGTATAACCAGTGGCTTTCAGTGCTGCCATCACCTACAACATAA
- the LOC131005181 gene encoding oligopeptide transporter 4, with protein MFSTIINRASHVKSLFIQYKLRRKQINMKTANSQHINIYIYITIRASEAQLKMGSLEREGPAYGNSKEEEESPIEEVRLTVTNTDDPSLPVWTFRMWFLGVVSCAMLSFLNQFFAYRTEPLVITQITVQVASLPIGHFLASVLPKATFRLPGFGSNRFSLNPGPFNIKEHVLISIFANAGCAFGSGSAYAVGIVTIVKAFYGRNISFLAGWLLIITTQVLGYGWAGLLRKYVIEPAHMWWPGTLVQVSLFRALHEKDEERMSRAKFFLIVLICSFSWYLFPGYLFTTLTSISWMCWTFSKSVTAQQIGSGMKGLGLGAVTLDWTAIASFLGSPLVSPFFAIMNVFAGYALIIYIVLPTAYWGFNLYGATKFPIFSSHLFTAQGQKYNISAIVNDKFELDIQTYEQQGRIHLSMFFSLTYGFGFATIAATLTHVACFYGREISERFRASYNKKEDIHTRLMRKYSDIPSWWFYILLAATFTASLMLCIFLNDQVQMPWWALVFACIIAFVFTLPISIITATTNQTPGLNIITEYVMGLIYPGRPIANVCFKVYGYMSMAQAVSFLSDFKLGHYMKIPPRSMFIVQSVGTIIAGTINISVAWWLLTSIKNICQDDLLPPDSPWTCPGDRVFFDASVIWGLVGPKRIFGSLGNYSSMNWFFLGGALGPIIVWLFHKAFPKQSWIPLINLPVLLGATGMMPPATPLNYNAWIIFGTIFNYFVFHYRKSWWQRYNYIVSAALDAGVAFMAVALYFTFGIENKEIDWWGTRGEHCSLAPCPTAKGIQVAGCPVF; from the exons ATGTTTTCAACTATAATCAATCGAGCATCACACGTCAAATCTTTATTTATTCAATATAAACTTAGgcgaaaacaaataaatatgaaaactGCCAACTCTCAgcatatcaatatatatatatatatcaccatAAGAGCAAGTGAAGCTCAACTCAAGATGGGAAGTTTGGAAAGGGAGGGTCCAGCATATGGCAACTCGAAAGAAGAAGAGGAGTCCCCCATTGAAGAGGTGCGGCTGACGGTGACCAACACGGATGACCCGAGCCTACCCGTATGGACGTTCCGGATGTGGTTCTTGGGTGTGGTGTCGTGCGCCATGCTCTCTTTTCTGAATCAATTCTTCGCTTACCGGACGGAGCCCCTCGTCATTACTCAGATCACCGTTCAAGTTGCCTCGCTTCCCATCGGCCATTTCCTGGCCTCGGTGCTGCCCAAGGCCACCTTCCGCCTTCCCGGTTTCGGGTCCAACCGCTTCTCTCTCAACCCGGGCCCCTTCAACATCAAGGAGCACGTGCTCATTTCTATATTCGCCAATGCCGGCTGCGCTTTTGGTAGCGGCTCCGCTTATGCTGTTGGTATCGTTACCATTGTTAAAGCCTTTTATGGGAGAAACATCTCTTTCTTGGCTGGTTGGCTGCTCATCATCACCACTCAG GTATTGGGATACGGGTGGGCCGGGCTTTTGAGAAAATACGTGATCGAGCCGGCCCACATGTGGTGGCCCGGGACTCTAGTCCAAGTCTCTCTCTTCCG GGCTTTGCATGAAAAAGATGAGGAACGCATGTCCAGGGCTAAGTTTTTCCTGATTGTGCTAATTTGCAGCTTCTCTTGGTACTTATTTCCAGGGTACCTCTTTACAACTCTCACAAGCATTTCGTGGATGTGTTGGACGTTCTCCAAGTCAGTCACAGCACAGCAGATTGGATCGGGCATGAAAGGCCTTGGCCTCGGAGCCGTAACATTAGATTGGACAGCCATAGCATCCTTCTTGGGCAGCCCACTTGTATCTCCCTTCTTCGCCATAATGAATGTCTTTGCGGGTTATGCACTCATAATCTACATAGTACTTCCTACAGCCTACTGGGGATTCAACTTGTATGGCGCTACAAAGTTTCCAATTTTCTCCTCGCACTTGTTCACAGCTCAAGGTCAGAAGTATAACATCTCTGCAATTGTTAATGACAAGTTCGAGTTGGATATTCAAACATACGAACAGCAGGGCCGGATACATCTCAGCATGTTCTTTTCCCTGACATATGGGTTTGGTTTTGCAACTATTGCAGCTACTCTAACACATGTGGCCTGCTTCTATGGAAG GGAAATATCCGAAAGATTCCGTGCTTCATACAACAAAAAGGAGGACATTCATACAAGACTTATGCGCAAATACTCAGACATACCTTCCTGGTGGTTCTATATATTACTAGCAGCGACATTTACCGCTTCTTTGATGCTCTGCATCTTCTTGAATGACCAAGTTCAGATGCCATGGTGGGCACTTGTTTTCGCCTGTATCATTGCCTTTGTTTTCACGCTTCCAATCAGCATCATTACAGCCACGACAAACCAG ACTCCTGGGTTGAATATAATCACAGAGTATGTTATGGGGCTCATATACCCAGGAAGACCAATTGCAAATGTCTGCTTCAAAGTTTATGGCTACATGAGCATGGCACAGGCTGTCTCTTTCCTAAGTGACTTCAAGCTAGGGCACTACATGAAGATCCCTCCCAGATCGATGTTTATAGTTCAG TCCGTGGGAACTATTATAGCTGGAACAATCAATATTTCTGTGGCTTGGTGGCTGCTCACGTCTATCAAAAACATATGCCAAGATGACTTACTTCCACCAGACAGTCCATGGACATGCCCAGGAGATAGAGTCTTCTTCGATGCATCagtcatttggggtttagtggGACCGAAAAGAATTTTCGGAAGTCTTGGAAATTATAGTTCAATGAACTGGTTTTTCCTTGGAGGTGCATTAGGTCCTATCATTGTTTGGCTCTTCCACAAGGCATTTCCAAAACAATCTTGGATACCTCTAATTAACCTGCCTGTCCTTCTAGGGGCAACAGGTATGATGCCACCAGCAACACCATTAAACTACAATGCCTGGATCATCTTTGGCACGATCTTCAACTACTTCGTCTTTCACTATCGGAAAAGCTGGTGGCAAAGGTATAACTACATTGTTTCAGCGGCTCTAGATGCTGGAGTAGCTTTCATGGCAGTGGCACTCTATTTTACATTCGGCATCGAGAATAAAGAAATAGATTGGTGGGGCACGAGGGGTGAACACTGCAGCTTGGCCCCTTGTCCTACTGCTAAAGGCATACAAGTTGCTGGTTGTCCAGTATTCTAA